In Desulfosediminicola ganghwensis, a single window of DNA contains:
- a CDS encoding methylenetetrahydrofolate reductase C-terminal domain-containing protein: MITGTPKPIQEVLEMLEPYSRVVVAGCFGCVTVCRVGGEKEVQVLSSSLRLAREAKGNKLEIKEVCLERQCDPEYLDQLRPYVADYDAVLSIACGAGIQFVAEKYPTTPVLPGINTGFLGVAERQGEWAERCQGCGDCVLHLTGGICPVSRCAKSLFHGPCGGSAKGICEVSPDVACGWQLIIDRLKALNQMDNYGKLIPYKGWSTSRDGGPRRIIREDMTL, translated from the coding sequence ATGATCACCGGAACACCAAAACCAATCCAAGAAGTGCTGGAGATGCTTGAGCCTTACAGCCGTGTGGTTGTGGCTGGCTGCTTTGGTTGCGTCACTGTCTGTCGGGTAGGCGGAGAGAAGGAAGTACAGGTTCTCTCCTCCTCGCTACGACTCGCAAGAGAGGCAAAGGGCAACAAGCTGGAGATAAAAGAAGTGTGCCTCGAGCGGCAATGCGACCCCGAATACCTCGATCAACTTCGTCCCTATGTAGCCGATTACGATGCAGTACTCTCTATCGCCTGCGGTGCCGGCATCCAGTTTGTTGCAGAGAAATATCCTACAACTCCTGTCCTGCCTGGGATCAACACCGGGTTTCTCGGAGTGGCGGAGAGGCAGGGAGAGTGGGCCGAGCGTTGCCAGGGCTGCGGAGACTGTGTACTCCACCTCACCGGCGGTATCTGCCCGGTAAGCCGCTGCGCCAAATCACTGTTTCATGGCCCATGCGGAGGCTCTGCCAAGGGCATCTGTGAGGTTTCCCCGGATGTTGCCTGCGGCTGGCAATTGATCATTGACCGGCTTAAAGCGCTCAACCAGATGGACAATTATGGCAAACTCATCCCCTACAAAGGCTGGAGCACTTCGCGTGACGGTGGCCCACGCCGCATTATACGGGAGGATATGACATTATGA
- a CDS encoding hydrogenase iron-sulfur subunit, with protein sequence MTSDQSVKIIAFACRHUAYSAADLAGSERRQYPPSVSIVMLPCTGRIEEALMLQAFEGGADGVMVVGCLEGDCHYISGNLRAKARVNRVATILQDIGIGEERIRMYNLSAGEGAKFAAYANEFAEHIEQLGFSRVNIARNPDLESTPESQKTEAEEGQSAKEPEPVSEEA encoded by the coding sequence ATGACGAGCGATCAATCTGTGAAGATCATCGCCTTTGCCTGCCGCCATTGAGCGTACTCAGCCGCGGACCTGGCAGGTTCGGAAAGAAGGCAATACCCGCCATCTGTCTCCATCGTCATGTTGCCCTGCACCGGCAGAATAGAGGAGGCGCTGATGCTGCAGGCGTTCGAGGGAGGGGCGGATGGTGTAATGGTAGTCGGCTGTCTCGAGGGCGACTGCCATTACATCTCCGGTAACCTGAGAGCAAAAGCGAGGGTGAACCGGGTAGCTACGATATTACAGGATATCGGCATCGGTGAAGAGCGTATACGAATGTACAACTTAAGCGCCGGTGAAGGTGCGAAATTTGCTGCCTATGCGAATGAATTCGCAGAACATATCGAACAACTTGGCTTCAGCCGGGTAAATATCGCACGAAACCCGGACCTTGAATCAACACCTGAGTCTCAAAAAACAGAAGCAGAAGAGGGCCAATCGGCAAAAGAGCCGGAACCGGTCTCTGAGGAGGCATAG
- a CDS encoding CoB--CoM heterodisulfide reductase iron-sulfur subunit B family protein: MKMTYYPGCSLQGTARDYNDTILEVCQTIGVELNEIEDWNCCGASSAHMTNHEVAMRLSIRNLLLAAKSSDNVLIPCSACYQRLKAADKALREDPEYWDVTDYNPDFKLVHISTFLAEPEILELIADKVIQPVGKMKVACYYGCLSLRPPHITDAPNHEMPTTLENIVTAIGADPVSWSHKTECCSGSLTMTRPDIAGKLVGEIVEAARRGGATAMVTDCPMCQANVESRQELPPGASMVVYYATELIAAALTGSYPEKQQKVHLVPAHALQAHMERSAHNVGTASGSTTETTSQKEESA, from the coding sequence ATGAAAATGACATACTACCCGGGCTGCTCGCTACAGGGCACAGCCCGTGACTACAACGACACCATCTTGGAAGTTTGTCAGACAATCGGCGTTGAGTTGAACGAGATAGAAGACTGGAACTGTTGCGGTGCCTCCTCCGCCCATATGACCAATCATGAAGTCGCCATGCGTCTTTCTATCCGCAACCTCCTGCTCGCTGCAAAATCTTCGGATAACGTTCTGATCCCCTGCTCTGCCTGCTACCAGAGACTAAAGGCAGCCGATAAAGCCTTACGCGAAGATCCGGAATACTGGGATGTAACCGACTATAACCCGGACTTCAAACTGGTCCATATCTCTACTTTTCTGGCTGAGCCTGAAATACTTGAACTCATCGCCGATAAAGTAATTCAACCGGTCGGCAAAATGAAAGTTGCCTGTTATTACGGCTGTCTGTCACTCAGGCCACCTCATATAACCGATGCGCCCAATCATGAAATGCCCACCACGCTTGAGAACATAGTTACGGCAATCGGCGCAGATCCTGTCTCATGGTCACATAAAACAGAGTGCTGCTCCGGCAGTCTTACCATGACCAGACCCGATATCGCAGGCAAGCTGGTTGGTGAGATTGTTGAAGCCGCCCGCCGTGGAGGAGCGACAGCCATGGTAACGGACTGCCCCATGTGTCAGGCCAATGTGGAAAGCAGGCAGGAACTCCCACCGGGAGCATCAATGGTTGTCTATTATGCAACTGAACTGATCGCCGCAGCCCTGACCGGCTCGTACCCTGAAAAACAGCAGAAGGTGCATCTGGTACCTGCCCACGCCCTGCAAGCCCATATGGAACGTTCTGCTCACAATGTAGGGACAGCCTCAGGGAGTACGACAGAGACTACATCTCAAAAGGAGGAATCAGCATGA
- a CDS encoding 4Fe-4S dicluster domain-containing protein has protein sequence MQNSPISPAKGSRKLLKKLSSRDIDVQTCYQCNRCSAGCPVADYFDLQPMEIVRLASYGMEDQLLASSTIWLCASCDTCATRCPNDIDITALMDVLRELALRKDIPPAVPQVPAFHASFLESVRRWGRTYEIGMIGAYKLRSGDYAGDMKLGISMLAKGKLSLLPHSIEGKPEIREIFAGKGKEYER, from the coding sequence ATGCAAAACAGCCCCATTTCACCAGCTAAGGGAAGCAGAAAGCTCCTGAAAAAACTGAGCTCCCGCGATATCGACGTACAGACCTGTTATCAATGTAACCGTTGCTCTGCCGGGTGCCCGGTGGCGGATTACTTTGACCTGCAGCCAATGGAGATCGTGCGACTTGCCTCATACGGCATGGAAGACCAGCTTCTTGCCAGCAGCACCATCTGGCTTTGCGCCTCCTGTGATACCTGCGCAACCCGTTGCCCGAATGACATTGATATTACAGCCCTGATGGATGTGCTGCGGGAACTTGCTCTCAGAAAAGACATCCCGCCAGCCGTCCCTCAGGTTCCCGCCTTCCATGCCTCTTTTCTTGAGTCGGTCAGGCGCTGGGGCCGCACCTATGAAATCGGTATGATTGGTGCCTACAAATTACGTTCAGGGGATTATGCAGGGGATATGAAGCTTGGCATTTCCATGCTGGCCAAAGGAAAACTGAGCCTGCTCCCCCATTCCATCGAAGGTAAACCTGAAATTCGCGAAATCTTTGCGGGCAAAGGAAAGGAGTATGAGCGATGA
- a CDS encoding ATP-binding protein — protein MANHLPLQFSISAGDYFDTEPYAHQILEETPNGVMVVSTDHKIIYTNPAASRFLETPYTELAGRHLRDIFTGENRTLIDLFQSFFTSRPTSRKSRFRKEISIGSHDNETEDERRVLDIVFVYPASAPDYYILYLIDISHLKSLERELRRRNVFFHNLIDSSVDGIIAADMRGKIILFNEGAQSLLGYSEEETRNGFHVTQIYNEGVAYEVIARMRSEEYGGKGKLRNQELTVRHKNGESIPVNFSGGIIYDNDQEIATCGIFTDLRAMQKIEEDLENTHQMLMQSEKMAGLGRLAAGVAHEINNPMSGIMLYANMVLEDLGQDHPLQQDLETIIREAERCKVIVADLLEFSHQTSYEMDRLNLNEVVTKTLGVLKNQPSFHNIEIVLNLAQDLCPIFGNAIRLNQVVMNIMVNSAQAMEYGGTLTITTRNRAGRELAELLIKDSGHGITPDQQKKIFDPFFTTKKPGEGTGLGLSVSYAIVKEHQGTIRVIESSPSGTTFSLRFPAVQDTGKSISGQKPDTEHKTEQTSTGESHAKQPHFTS, from the coding sequence ATGGCCAATCATCTACCTCTTCAGTTCAGTATCAGTGCCGGTGACTACTTCGATACCGAACCGTACGCACACCAGATCCTGGAAGAGACCCCCAACGGGGTGATGGTTGTGAGTACCGACCATAAAATCATCTATACCAATCCGGCAGCCAGCAGATTTCTTGAGACCCCTTATACCGAGCTGGCTGGACGCCATCTCAGAGACATCTTTACCGGTGAGAACAGGACACTGATTGATCTTTTCCAAAGCTTTTTCACCTCACGCCCTACAAGCCGTAAGTCGCGGTTTAGAAAAGAAATATCTATTGGCAGCCATGACAATGAAACTGAGGATGAGCGGCGGGTACTTGATATCGTATTTGTCTATCCTGCCTCTGCTCCTGATTATTACATTCTCTACCTGATCGACATTTCCCATCTTAAAAGTCTTGAGCGTGAGTTACGCCGCAGAAATGTCTTCTTTCATAACCTGATCGACTCCTCGGTGGATGGCATCATCGCAGCCGATATGAGGGGCAAGATCATCCTTTTCAACGAAGGTGCGCAATCACTGCTTGGTTACAGTGAAGAAGAAACCCGCAACGGTTTCCATGTCACCCAGATCTACAATGAAGGTGTGGCCTATGAAGTCATTGCCCGTATGCGAAGCGAAGAATATGGCGGCAAAGGCAAGCTCCGCAACCAGGAGTTGACCGTCCGACACAAAAATGGCGAAAGCATTCCCGTAAATTTTTCCGGCGGCATAATCTATGACAATGACCAGGAAATCGCCACCTGCGGTATCTTCACGGACCTGCGTGCCATGCAGAAGATCGAGGAAGACCTCGAAAACACCCATCAGATGCTGATGCAGTCTGAAAAAATGGCAGGGCTTGGCCGCCTTGCCGCCGGGGTCGCCCACGAAATCAATAATCCCATGTCCGGTATTATGCTCTATGCCAACATGGTGCTTGAGGATCTGGGCCAGGATCACCCCCTGCAGCAAGACCTGGAGACCATTATCCGCGAAGCAGAACGCTGCAAGGTCATTGTAGCTGATCTATTGGAATTCAGTCACCAGACCAGTTACGAGATGGACCGCCTCAACCTCAACGAGGTGGTTACCAAGACACTAGGGGTACTTAAAAACCAGCCATCCTTTCATAACATCGAAATCGTCCTCAACCTGGCACAGGATCTCTGTCCGATATTCGGCAACGCTATCCGCCTTAACCAGGTTGTGATGAATATCATGGTAAACAGTGCCCAGGCCATGGAGTACGGCGGCACCCTGACTATCACCACCCGCAACAGAGCCGGGCGTGAGTTGGCCGAACTACTGATCAAGGACAGTGGTCACGGCATCACGCCCGATCAGCAGAAGAAAATTTTCGACCCCTTCTTTACCACCAAAAAACCTGGAGAAGGTACGGGCCTCGGCCTTTCGGTTTCTTACGCCATTGTCAAAGAACACCAGGGCACCATACGTGTTATAGAATCTTCTCCTTCAGGCACCACGTTTTCTTTACGATTTCCGGCAGTACAGGACACAGGGAAAAGCATTTCCGGCCAGAAGCCTGATACTGAACACAAAACAGAGCAAACCTCGACTGGAGAAAGCCATGCAAAACAGCCCCATTTCACCAGCTAA
- a CDS encoding methylenetetrahydrofolate reductase: MHDFQGRSQESPFRVIAELDPPKGANLESFLDFALQIRGRVDSIRITDCENAIMRMSPIAPCLTLSDIGFTPQMVINGRDRNRISFQADLLAAAALGVKEVVLQVGHDTSEGDQPMAKSSGDLDMPAMIKCATSLTRGRDLAGEELDGPTAYEVGVSLELSDDAAVNRKLAESFPAMADQGVRSVTLGPTYDLNILELFVPAAEQNNIRLYTSIMFLKSVVMIRYLNNLPGVPSVPQEYLKKMMDAPVKRDAGMHIAAELYRELETMSDGTVLVAIGLGERLPEFLTMIGR, from the coding sequence ATGCACGATTTTCAAGGACGTTCCCAGGAATCTCCATTTCGCGTCATTGCCGAACTCGATCCCCCCAAAGGAGCTAACCTCGAATCATTTCTCGATTTTGCCCTGCAAATACGCGGGCGTGTCGATTCAATTCGAATTACCGACTGTGAAAATGCCATCATGCGCATGTCGCCCATTGCTCCGTGCCTTACTCTTTCCGACATCGGTTTTACACCTCAGATGGTCATCAACGGTCGTGACCGAAACCGTATCTCCTTCCAGGCCGATCTACTCGCGGCAGCTGCTTTGGGTGTAAAAGAAGTAGTGTTACAGGTTGGCCACGATACCTCAGAGGGTGACCAGCCCATGGCCAAGTCCAGCGGCGATCTCGACATGCCTGCCATGATAAAATGTGCAACTTCGCTCACCAGAGGGCGCGACCTTGCCGGCGAAGAACTGGACGGACCAACTGCCTATGAGGTAGGGGTTTCCCTAGAATTATCTGACGATGCTGCAGTCAATCGGAAACTTGCCGAATCGTTCCCGGCTATGGCCGACCAGGGTGTTCGCTCGGTAACATTAGGCCCCACCTACGATCTGAACATCCTCGAGTTGTTCGTGCCCGCAGCGGAACAGAACAATATTCGCCTCTATACCTCCATAATGTTTCTCAAGTCGGTGGTAATGATTCGCTACCTCAACAATCTCCCGGGTGTCCCGTCGGTTCCCCAGGAGTACTTAAAGAAGATGATGGATGCACCGGTCAAAAGGGATGCCGGCATGCACATAGCCGCAGAGTTGTATCGTGAGCTTGAAACCATGAGCGATGGAACTGTTCTGGTTGCCATTGGCCTTGGCGAACGACTACCCGAGTTCCTCACTATGATCGGACGATAA
- a CDS encoding IS110 family transposase, producing MSSQLTREVILGVDTHLDQHIGVVIDSVGKLLGHLSVTANSKGYKQLAKWARSFGDLQRAGIEGTGTYGAGLARYLAAEDVLVLEINRPDRSMRRFRGKSDPTDAESAARTVLSGTDCAVPKSQSGAAEAMRIISVARRSTVKSRTQTINQLRGLLISAPDEIRSRLWKSNAAECAKCCARLRSLGETNWSKTLATTLRLLAKRWLYLTEELKLLDKDLEQLTAKAATRVRKQFGVGPQTAAILLSVAGDNPERLRSESALASLCGVNPLEASSGKTVRHRLNRGGNRAANNALWTIAMVRMRSDPRTQVYVARRTAEGKSVKEIHRCLKRYIVRELYPLILADLEDAALTS from the coding sequence ATGAGCAGCCAACTGACACGTGAGGTAATCCTTGGTGTTGATACCCACTTGGACCAGCACATTGGAGTCGTCATTGATAGCGTAGGCAAACTTTTAGGTCATTTATCAGTTACAGCTAATTCAAAAGGATATAAACAATTAGCTAAATGGGCTCGATCTTTTGGAGACCTGCAAAGAGCGGGGATTGAAGGTACTGGAACTTATGGTGCGGGCCTGGCCAGGTATCTTGCTGCGGAGGATGTTTTAGTTCTGGAAATTAATCGACCAGATCGTTCAATGCGCCGATTTCGTGGAAAATCTGATCCAACAGATGCTGAGAGTGCAGCCCGCACCGTTTTATCAGGTACCGACTGTGCAGTTCCAAAATCACAGTCAGGTGCAGCAGAAGCAATGCGTATTATTTCAGTTGCTCGACGTAGCACGGTTAAATCCAGGACACAGACAATCAACCAGCTAAGAGGCTTGTTAATTTCTGCGCCAGATGAAATAAGATCAAGATTATGGAAATCAAATGCTGCCGAGTGTGCGAAATGCTGTGCACGCCTTCGTTCTTTGGGTGAAACAAACTGGTCGAAAACCTTGGCAACAACACTTCGCCTCCTTGCTAAGCGCTGGTTATACTTGACAGAAGAACTGAAGTTATTAGACAAAGATCTGGAACAATTGACTGCAAAAGCAGCTACGCGGGTGCGTAAGCAGTTTGGTGTCGGGCCTCAAACAGCTGCCATATTGCTATCTGTAGCCGGCGATAATCCTGAACGTTTACGAAGTGAATCAGCACTTGCATCGTTGTGCGGTGTTAACCCTTTGGAAGCATCTTCTGGGAAAACAGTCCGTCACCGCCTGAATAGAGGTGGTAACCGAGCTGCAAACAATGCTCTCTGGACGATCGCCATGGTACGCATGAGGAGTGATCCACGCACCCAGGTTTATGTCGCTCGTAGAACTGCAGAAGGAAAATCCGTGAAAGAGATACATCGTTGTTTGAAACGTTATATTGTCAGAGAATTGTACCCATTAATTTTGGCTGATTTGGAAGATGCCGCCTTGACCTCTTGA
- a CDS encoding transposase: MSKRTNGRYSKEFRDEAAKLVVEGGLSAYEASRQLKLPKSTLENWVRA; the protein is encoded by the coding sequence ATGAGCAAACGAACTAACGGCCGCTACTCAAAAGAATTTCGTGATGAAGCCGCAAAATTAGTGGTTGAAGGCGGTCTTTCTGCCTACGAGGCATCACGTCAGCTCAAATTGCCAAAATCTACCCTGGAGAATTGGGTAAGAGCATGA
- a CDS encoding class I SAM-dependent methyltransferase, whose amino-acid sequence MDIRQASNKNKYNVVSSIYDIVAFILSLGQAKRLYREVAARLRVPTGATVVELGCGPGSVVPSLLHKLDPSSQIIGIDFSDQMIELANTHKSKNGWNNVNFECMDMYQYSPVNKADCVIFCLSLTAIPNYQKAIDKALSILKPDGQLLILDSIPLKGKWYYPLANLYTHFKALIVGAKPAAGITEYIDKKTKIQEKHIMVGGVYTLLDTNI is encoded by the coding sequence ATGGATATACGTCAAGCATCAAATAAAAACAAATATAATGTTGTTTCTTCTATTTATGATATCGTTGCATTCATTTTGAGCCTTGGACAAGCTAAAAGGCTTTATAGAGAAGTAGCGGCACGACTCAGAGTTCCAACTGGAGCAACAGTGGTAGAACTTGGATGTGGCCCTGGATCTGTGGTACCAAGTTTGCTACACAAATTAGACCCTTCATCACAAATAATTGGTATAGACTTTTCAGACCAGATGATAGAGCTGGCAAACACTCATAAATCCAAGAATGGGTGGAATAATGTCAATTTCGAGTGCATGGACATGTATCAGTATTCACCTGTCAATAAAGCCGATTGTGTAATTTTCTGTCTGTCTCTTACAGCAATACCAAACTACCAAAAAGCAATAGATAAAGCTTTGTCTATTCTAAAGCCTGATGGACAGTTGCTCATTCTTGACTCTATTCCGCTAAAAGGAAAATGGTACTATCCTCTTGCAAATTTATACACACACTTTAAGGCTCTAATCGTTGGAGCCAAACCGGCAGCTGGTATAACAGAATACATCGACAAGAAGACCAAGATACAAGAAAAACACATCATGGTCGGAGGTGTTTACACCTTGCTAGATACTAATATATAA
- a CDS encoding RNA repair domain-containing protein, giving the protein MIPIHKLLARIRWDTQYAKHDFKIGYYDRIEAKIVIVPIK; this is encoded by the coding sequence ATGATACCGATCCACAAACTGTTGGCTCGTATACGCTGGGATACTCAATACGCCAAACATGACTTTAAGATTGGTTATTACGACCGAATAGAAGCAAAGATAGTAATTGTTCCTATAAAATAG
- a CDS encoding multicopper oxidase domain-containing protein codes for MVYVTENRDPYDTEVWEIYNFTADAHPIHLHLVRFEVVGRTLFNGDPSPNGSVQPWESGFKDTVIAYPGEITRIKALFDIEGLYVWHCHIVEHEDNEMMRPFAVGLEDAEEAP; via the coding sequence ATGGTTTATGTCACCGAAAATCGGGATCCCTATGATACAGAGGTATGGGAGATCTACAACTTTACAGCTGACGCTCATCCGATCCATCTGCATCTGGTGCGATTTGAGGTGGTTGGCAGGACCCTTTTTAATGGAGATCCAAGTCCTAACGGTAGCGTGCAGCCATGGGAGAGCGGTTTCAAGGACACGGTTATCGCCTATCCAGGGGAAATTACCAGGATCAAGGCCCTGTTTGATATCGAAGGCCTGTATGTCTGGCATTGTCACATCGTCGAACATGAAGATAATGAAATGATGCGCCCCTTTGCCGTAGGCCTTGAGGATGCCGAGGAAGCTCCATAA